The following coding sequences are from one Caldilineales bacterium window:
- a CDS encoding glycoside hydrolase family 3 C-terminal domain-containing protein, which translates to MTLEEKATLCTGASAWSTTAVERLGMPAMIVSDGPHGVRRMADLHSIAGAPSLPATCFPSGAASASTWDAELICRMGVALGQEGRALNVDVLLGPGVNIKRSPLGGRNFEFFSEDPYLAGELAASLIDGIQSTGVGAALKHFAVNSQEYQRFSISAELDERTLREIYLSAFEKAVKQAQPWIVMCSYNKVNGVYASEHHRLLTEILRDEWGFAGAVVSDWGAVRNRVAALKAGLDLEMPGPQDRRVKAVAEAVRSGDLDSTLLDASVRRILQTVAKAQATPKGGDFDADAHHELARRVAAEGMVLLKNDGILPLKGQQQIAVIGRSAVDAHYQGGGSSHVNPTRVVAPFDELPARAPTARFTYAEGYPVDDSFRQELIDQAVAAAQAADVALLFVALPAFKESEGYDRQDLDLTDHQVALIQAVSRAQPHTVVILNNGAPIAMNDWIDGVAAVLEAWMMGQAGGAAVADIVFGLANPCGKLAETFPLRLSDTPAFINWPGENGAVRYGEGLFVGYRYYDVRKLPVLFPFGFGLSYTTFAYSNPRVSAPRFQDRDGLTLTVDVTNTGACAGKEVVQVYVHDQKCTLARPEKELKAFAKVELQPGETKSVVLKLDFRAFAFYHPEHRQWVTEDGEFDLLIGASAADIRCRVPVTLVSTLALPCILDTESTLREWLADPRGRQVLSPLYGQIETQARRAFGGGNGRSEATNHSVIGLDIMESMLDIPLTSVLMFQQSALTLPAEEIVAGLLRQVHSMESQ; encoded by the coding sequence ATGACCCTCGAAGAAAAGGCAACCCTCTGCACCGGCGCCAGCGCCTGGTCAACCACGGCGGTGGAACGCCTGGGTATGCCCGCAATGATCGTATCGGACGGACCGCACGGCGTGCGCCGCATGGCCGACCTGCATTCGATCGCGGGGGCGCCAAGTTTGCCTGCGACCTGCTTTCCGAGCGGGGCTGCCTCGGCTTCCACCTGGGATGCGGAACTCATCTGCCGCATGGGGGTGGCGCTGGGCCAAGAAGGCCGCGCCTTGAATGTGGATGTGCTACTTGGGCCTGGCGTCAACATCAAGCGTTCCCCGCTGGGCGGCCGCAACTTCGAATTCTTCTCCGAAGATCCCTATCTGGCGGGTGAACTGGCCGCCAGCCTCATCGATGGGATTCAGTCCACCGGTGTCGGCGCCGCGCTCAAGCATTTCGCTGTCAACAGCCAGGAGTACCAGCGTTTCAGCATCAGCGCCGAACTCGACGAGCGGACGCTACGGGAAATCTATCTGTCCGCCTTCGAGAAGGCCGTCAAACAGGCCCAACCCTGGATAGTTATGTGCTCGTACAACAAGGTGAACGGCGTCTATGCCTCCGAACACCACCGGCTCCTGACCGAGATCCTGCGGGATGAATGGGGCTTCGCCGGCGCCGTCGTCTCAGACTGGGGCGCGGTTCGGAACCGCGTCGCCGCACTGAAGGCCGGGCTGGACTTGGAGATGCCCGGCCCACAGGATCGCCGTGTCAAAGCCGTTGCCGAAGCCGTGCGGTCGGGCGACCTGGATTCAACGCTTCTCGACGCCTCCGTGCGCCGCATCTTGCAGACCGTTGCCAAAGCGCAGGCCACCCCAAAGGGCGGGGACTTCGATGCGGATGCCCATCATGAGCTGGCGCGCCGCGTGGCTGCCGAGGGCATGGTGCTGCTGAAGAACGACGGCATCCTGCCGCTCAAAGGGCAGCAGCAGATCGCGGTGATTGGGCGTTCGGCAGTGGATGCCCATTATCAAGGCGGCGGCAGTTCCCATGTCAACCCGACCAGGGTGGTGGCGCCTTTCGATGAACTACCGGCGCGTGCGCCAACGGCCCGCTTCACCTATGCCGAGGGCTATCCGGTCGATGACTCATTCCGGCAGGAATTGATCGATCAGGCGGTGGCTGCCGCGCAGGCTGCGGATGTGGCGTTGCTGTTTGTGGCTCTGCCCGCCTTCAAGGAGTCCGAGGGTTACGACCGCCAGGATCTCGACCTGACCGACCACCAGGTGGCGTTGATCCAGGCGGTGAGCCGCGCCCAGCCGCACACGGTGGTCATCCTGAACAACGGTGCGCCCATCGCCATGAACGATTGGATCGATGGCGTGGCTGCGGTTCTGGAAGCCTGGATGATGGGGCAGGCCGGCGGCGCCGCCGTGGCAGACATAGTGTTCGGCCTCGCCAACCCCTGTGGCAAGCTGGCAGAGACCTTCCCCCTCCGGCTCAGCGACACGCCGGCCTTCATCAACTGGCCGGGAGAGAACGGCGCCGTGCGCTACGGAGAAGGGTTGTTCGTGGGGTACCGCTACTACGACGTCAGAAAACTCCCCGTCCTGTTCCCCTTCGGCTTTGGGTTGAGCTATACCACCTTCGCGTACAGCAACCCCAGGGTGTCGGCGCCAAGATTCCAAGACCGTGATGGGCTGACGTTAACGGTGGATGTCACCAACACCGGCGCCTGCGCGGGAAAAGAAGTCGTCCAGGTCTACGTCCATGACCAGAAGTGCACGCTAGCGCGGCCCGAAAAGGAGTTGAAAGCGTTCGCCAAGGTGGAACTTCAGCCTGGTGAGACAAAGTCGGTCGTCCTCAAACTGGATTTCCGCGCCTTCGCCTTCTACCATCCAGAGCACCGGCAGTGGGTCACGGAGGATGGCGAGTTCGATCTGCTGATCGGCGCCTCTGCCGCGGACATCCGCTGCCGCGTGCCTGTGACGCTCGTATCCACCCTGGCTTTGCCCTGTATCCTGGACACGGAATCGACCCTGCGCGAATGGCTGGCCGACCCGCGCGGCCGCCAGGTGCTCAGCCCGCTTTACGGCCAGATCGAGACGCAAGCGCGCAGAGCATTTGGTGGGGGCAATGGCAGATCAGAGGCGACAAACCACAGTGTGATTGGCCTGGACATCATGGAATCGATGCTTGACATCCCCCTGACCAGTGTGCTGATGTTCCAGCAAAGCGCACTGACGCTGCCGGCGGAGGAGATTGTCGCCGGGCTGCTGCGTCAGGTTCATAGTATGGAGTCACAATGA
- a CDS encoding trimethylamine methyltransferase family protein, whose amino-acid sequence MQAPPTVPFRRLSDHRCSRIYAACLQVLERTGVLMYEPEAVTILRQAGAQVDGNRVRIPARLVEWARSTAPKSLTLYDRQGRPAMPIAGRVSFFGPGSDCLHIIDHRTGQRRETVLQDVVEGMIVADALPNIDFVMCMFLPHDVDQVAADRYQMAAMLQNTTKPIVFVTTEFSGCRDAVAMAEAVAGGVEALRERPFTVCYVNVTTGLVHNQEALQKLLYLAKKGLPFTYVPSAQGGMTAPVTLAGGLTVKMAGAMAGLVLSQLVREGTPFIMPGWSAGALDMRTTVLPYADPDKRVLGPDFGHWFGLPMFALAGCSDAKAVDQQAAIEAALTLMTDALAGAHIVHDLGYLESGLTGSLAQLVICDEILNWIAHLLRPVEVSDETLALDLIDAIGPEGHFLESDHTYEHFREHWYPDLIERDNYENWWAAGGRTLAERAAERVESILAEHQAPSLPPDVLARLQDIVAEACFNHE is encoded by the coding sequence ATGCAAGCGCCGCCCACCGTTCCTTTTCGCCGTCTTTCCGACCATCGCTGCAGCCGCATCTATGCCGCCTGCCTGCAAGTGTTGGAGCGCACGGGCGTGCTCATGTACGAGCCGGAGGCAGTGACGATTTTGAGGCAGGCCGGGGCGCAGGTGGATGGCAATCGCGTCCGCATCCCCGCCCGGCTGGTGGAATGGGCGCGCTCGACGGCGCCGAAATCCCTGACCTTGTATGATCGCCAGGGCCGGCCGGCCATGCCCATCGCCGGCCGGGTCAGCTTCTTCGGGCCGGGGTCGGACTGCCTGCACATCATCGACCATCGCACGGGCCAGCGACGGGAGACGGTGTTGCAGGATGTGGTCGAGGGGATGATCGTGGCCGACGCTCTGCCCAACATCGACTTCGTCATGTGCATGTTTCTGCCCCACGATGTCGATCAGGTTGCCGCCGACCGCTATCAGATGGCGGCGATGCTGCAGAACACGACCAAACCCATTGTCTTCGTCACCACCGAGTTTAGCGGCTGCCGGGATGCGGTGGCCATGGCCGAGGCAGTGGCCGGCGGGGTGGAGGCCCTGCGAGAGAGGCCGTTCACCGTTTGTTATGTCAATGTCACCACCGGGCTGGTGCACAATCAGGAGGCGCTGCAGAAGCTGCTGTACCTGGCGAAAAAGGGCCTGCCGTTCACCTATGTGCCCTCGGCCCAGGGCGGGATGACGGCGCCGGTGACGCTGGCCGGGGGATTGACGGTGAAGATGGCCGGGGCCATGGCGGGATTGGTGCTCTCACAACTGGTGCGCGAAGGGACGCCGTTCATCATGCCCGGTTGGAGCGCCGGCGCCCTGGACATGCGCACCACCGTCCTGCCCTACGCCGACCCCGACAAGCGCGTGCTCGGCCCCGACTTCGGCCACTGGTTCGGGCTGCCCATGTTCGCCCTGGCCGGCTGCTCCGACGCGAAGGCTGTCGATCAGCAGGCGGCCATCGAAGCGGCGCTGACTCTGATGACCGACGCTCTGGCCGGCGCGCACATCGTCCACGACCTGGGCTATCTCGAATCAGGACTCACCGGCTCGCTGGCCCAGCTTGTCATCTGCGATGAGATTCTGAACTGGATCGCCCACCTGCTGCGCCCGGTCGAGGTGAGCGACGAGACCCTGGCCCTCGACCTGATCGACGCCATCGGCCCCGAAGGGCATTTTCTCGAAAGCGACCACACCTACGAGCATTTTCGCGAGCACTGGTATCCCGACCTGATCGAACGCGACAACTATGAAAACTGGTGGGCGGCGGGGGGCAGGACGCTGGCCGAGCGCGCCGCCGAACGCGTCGAGAGCATCCTGGCTGAACACCAGGCGCCATCGCTCCCCCCGGACGTTCTTGCTCGACTTCAGGACATTGTCGCCGAAGCGTGTTTCAATCACGAATGA
- a CDS encoding alpha-L-rhamnosidase N-terminal domain-containing protein, whose amino-acid sequence MTTPLADDRTAVSAADFPGIRWHGNWIWCDPPPSPNAEMIISAPAGALPEAHALFRKQFTLAEAPERAPARVTADSRYLLYCNGQEVYRGPIRSQPRRMVYDLFDLAPYLKAGENILAIYVKYYGSANAFWMPAPGGFGAIHGPQLVFEANLGQAWLVTDATWKAHKSTAWAEDWRGGKKLSILHDIVPLEVFDARQFPAGWERPGFDDSAWGNAFVISGASFTGPIPPQPPTNPYGPLHPRPIARLSRERRDPVSVALQMLRGRVDLAEGDPVRRLDASFQLETSGAPQLGDLPTSVTLGQDASARITLDLGRIVIGQVAFTLQAPAGAILDFSYTEAPLDPSKGFRFSDMHSGTRYYARGVDDVFRTYDALGFRYANILVHGATGEVALTDFAIQEEIYPWQPGPAFRCADEELNRIFAAGIRTVNLNARDAFTDCPTREQQAWVGDSVVHQMVSLATNTDWRLAWHYLTLSDSPRSDGILPPTVSGLVETLNDITIPDWSLHWVHGVYNLYRFSGDREKVLAFMPSMARVLRWFAPFQNEHGVLEHMIEWALIDWSAVSVDGESAIYTAIWARGLAEFAEMAAWMGEHASRAWAENLHARAKAGFEMFWDEVRGSYVDHVVEGERRPEMSQLAGALAIVSGLAPRDRWPAILRAITDRDRLVIRTWMQEAENADSPVINQGRYTWDVQRQIVRAEPFMSYVVHDAIAAAGQADLLVDLYRDWSRFLQNGYDTIGEDWTHGSHAHGWSCTPTRDLIFYTLGVTPAEPGYATARIAPRLGGLAWIEASVPTPHGLIWVRAEPGQVEFDSPAPVLVELPGRNPERLPAGRHRVS is encoded by the coding sequence ATGACCACTCCCCTTGCCGACGATCGCACAGCTGTGAGCGCCGCCGACTTTCCCGGCATTCGGTGGCACGGAAACTGGATCTGGTGCGATCCACCGCCTTCGCCCAACGCCGAGATGATCATCAGCGCCCCGGCCGGGGCGCTCCCCGAAGCGCACGCCCTGTTTCGCAAGCAGTTCACGCTGGCAGAGGCGCCCGAACGCGCCCCTGCACGTGTCACGGCTGATTCGCGCTATCTGCTCTACTGCAACGGGCAGGAGGTCTATCGCGGCCCAATCCGCAGCCAACCCCGACGCATGGTCTATGATCTGTTCGATCTGGCGCCGTATCTGAAGGCCGGCGAGAATATCCTCGCCATCTATGTGAAATACTACGGCAGCGCCAACGCGTTTTGGATGCCAGCGCCGGGCGGCTTCGGCGCCATCCACGGCCCGCAACTGGTCTTCGAGGCGAACCTGGGCCAGGCCTGGCTCGTCACCGATGCCACCTGGAAGGCGCACAAGAGCACCGCCTGGGCAGAGGACTGGCGCGGCGGCAAAAAGCTGAGCATCTTGCACGATATCGTCCCCCTCGAAGTATTCGATGCGCGCCAGTTCCCGGCGGGCTGGGAACGGCCGGGATTCGATGACAGCGCCTGGGGCAACGCCTTTGTCATCTCCGGCGCCAGCTTTACCGGGCCGATCCCGCCCCAGCCGCCCACTAATCCGTACGGGCCGCTGCACCCGCGCCCCATTGCCAGGCTCAGCCGCGAGCGGCGCGATCCGGTGTCCGTGGCCCTCCAAATGCTGCGCGGTCGGGTGGATCTGGCCGAAGGCGACCCGGTCAGGAGACTCGACGCCTCCTTCCAGCTTGAGACCAGTGGGGCGCCGCAGCTGGGGGACCTTCCCACGAGCGTGACCCTGGGCCAGGACGCCAGCGCCCGCATCACGCTCGACTTGGGCCGGATCGTCATCGGCCAGGTGGCGTTTACGCTCCAGGCCCCGGCCGGCGCCATACTGGATTTCTCATATACCGAGGCACCGCTGGATCCGTCCAAAGGCTTCCGCTTCAGCGACATGCACTCGGGCACGCGCTATTACGCGCGCGGCGTGGATGACGTTTTCCGCACCTATGACGCGCTGGGCTTCCGCTATGCCAACATCCTGGTGCATGGCGCGACCGGCGAGGTCGCCCTCACCGACTTTGCCATTCAAGAAGAAATCTACCCCTGGCAGCCTGGCCCGGCGTTCCGCTGTGCGGACGAGGAGTTGAACCGCATCTTCGCAGCCGGCATCCGCACGGTAAACCTCAACGCCCGCGACGCCTTCACCGACTGCCCGACCCGCGAGCAGCAGGCCTGGGTGGGCGACAGCGTGGTGCACCAGATGGTGAGCCTGGCGACGAACACCGACTGGCGTCTGGCCTGGCACTACCTGACCTTGTCGGATTCGCCGCGCTCTGACGGCATTCTGCCCCCGACCGTGTCCGGGCTGGTCGAGACGCTCAACGACATCACGATCCCGGACTGGTCGCTGCACTGGGTGCACGGGGTGTACAACCTGTATCGTTTCAGTGGCGACCGCGAGAAGGTCCTGGCATTCATGCCCAGCATGGCGCGCGTGTTGCGCTGGTTTGCACCCTTCCAGAACGAGCACGGCGTGCTGGAGCATATGATCGAATGGGCGCTGATCGACTGGTCAGCGGTTTCGGTGGACGGCGAGTCGGCGATCTACACGGCCATCTGGGCGCGCGGGCTGGCTGAGTTTGCCGAAATGGCAGCGTGGATGGGGGAGCATGCCAGCCGCGCCTGGGCCGAGAATCTCCACGCCAGAGCCAAAGCCGGCTTTGAGATGTTCTGGGATGAGGTGCGCGGCTCGTATGTCGATCACGTCGTCGAGGGCGAGCGCAGGCCCGAGATGAGCCAATTGGCCGGCGCCCTGGCGATCGTGTCCGGGTTGGCGCCGCGCGATCGCTGGCCGGCCATCCTGCGGGCGATCACCGACAGAGACCGCCTGGTGATTCGCACCTGGATGCAAGAAGCCGAAAACGCGGATAGCCCTGTGATCAACCAGGGCCGCTACACCTGGGATGTGCAGCGGCAGATCGTGCGGGCCGAACCGTTTATGAGCTATGTGGTGCACGACGCCATCGCCGCAGCCGGCCAGGCGGATTTGCTCGTCGACCTCTACCGCGACTGGAGCCGGTTCCTGCAGAACGGTTACGACACCATCGGCGAAGACTGGACACACGGTTCCCACGCCCACGGCTGGAGTTGCACGCCCACGAGGGACCTGATCTTCTACACCCTGGGCGTGACGCCGGCGGAACCAGGCTACGCCACCGCGCGCATCGCGCCACGCCTCGGCGGACTGGCGTGGATCGAGGCAAGTGTGCCCACCCCGCACGGCCTGATCTGGGTGCGCGCGGAACCGGGCCAGGTTGAGTTCGACTCCCCGGCGCCGGTGCTCGTCGAACTGCCTGGTCGGAACCCTGAACGTCTGCCCGCGGGCCGACATAGGGTGAGTTGA
- a CDS encoding corrinoid protein, which translates to MSEVLSELSAAVIGGKFDEAHDLTQQALDEGIDAQTVLNQGLMPGMDYVGVEFKAGRMFVPEVLRSARAMQSGMDLLKPLLAAAGASMKGKVVLGTVKGDLHDIGKNLVAMMCEGAGFEVKDLGRNVEPEAFVAEVKAFGPDVLGMSALLTTTMRSMEHTIRALDEAGVRDRVKVMVGGAPVNQAFADKIGADGYAANAVAAAEMAKRFVEGK; encoded by the coding sequence ATGAGTGAAGTTCTTTCTGAACTTTCCGCCGCTGTGATTGGCGGTAAGTTCGATGAAGCGCATGATCTCACGCAGCAGGCGCTGGATGAGGGCATCGATGCGCAGACCGTGTTGAACCAGGGCCTGATGCCAGGCATGGATTATGTCGGCGTCGAGTTCAAGGCCGGGCGCATGTTCGTGCCCGAGGTGTTGCGCTCGGCCCGGGCCATGCAGTCGGGCATGGACCTCCTGAAGCCGCTGCTGGCCGCAGCCGGGGCGAGCATGAAGGGCAAGGTCGTGTTGGGCACGGTCAAGGGCGACCTGCACGACATCGGCAAGAACCTGGTGGCGATGATGTGCGAGGGCGCCGGGTTCGAGGTCAAGGACCTGGGCAGGAATGTCGAGCCGGAGGCTTTCGTGGCCGAGGTGAAAGCGTTCGGCCCAGATGTGCTGGGCATGTCGGCGCTGCTCACGACCACGATGCGCTCGATGGAGCACACCATCCGGGCGCTGGACGAAGCGGGCGTGCGCGACCGGGTGAAGGTCATGGTCGGCGGCGCGCCCGTCAACCAGGCTTTCGCCGACAAGATCGGCGCCGATGGCTACGCCGCCAATGCCGTGGCTGCCGCCGAAATGGCGAAGCGATTTGTAGAAGGGAAGTAG
- a CDS encoding alpha/beta hydrolase: MITQTIELYEQRPDVTLTTYVWSDSPILLDGRKRPAILICPGGAYLACSDREAEPVALRFAAMGYHAFVLRYSTYSAGAPGFLPLTRAVRDLPVNPHSVHPAPVRDIAKAFLTIRAHADEWRVDMDKVALCGFSAGAHNCAMYATHWHDPLIYRHFGLEPAAFKPAAAILGYGIFDYHLMFGEITDPFAQAMSEAASISFFGTKSPTNEMLDAASPALLVTQNTPPTFLWTTSADELVPAENTTRMALALAHNGVPFEVHIFEQGQHGLGLADQASSGSLLEINADAEKWIGLADAWLKKRFALPLPPKPTFLLESEAHDS, from the coding sequence GTGATTACGCAGACGATCGAACTGTACGAGCAACGCCCCGATGTCACCCTGACCACCTACGTCTGGTCAGACTCACCCATACTTCTCGATGGCCGGAAGCGCCCGGCCATCCTGATCTGTCCTGGCGGCGCCTATCTGGCCTGTTCCGACCGCGAGGCCGAGCCGGTGGCGCTGCGCTTTGCCGCCATGGGCTACCACGCCTTCGTCCTCCGCTATTCCACGTATAGCGCCGGTGCACCGGGGTTTCTACCCCTGACGCGGGCTGTGCGTGACCTGCCCGTAAACCCCCACAGCGTGCATCCAGCGCCGGTTCGCGATATCGCCAAAGCATTCCTGACCATCCGCGCCCACGCGGACGAGTGGCGGGTGGACATGGACAAAGTCGCCCTCTGTGGCTTTTCGGCGGGGGCCCACAACTGCGCCATGTACGCGACCCACTGGCATGACCCACTCATCTATCGGCACTTTGGCCTGGAGCCTGCTGCCTTCAAACCCGCCGCTGCCATCTTGGGCTATGGTATCTTCGACTACCATCTGATGTTTGGCGAGATCACGGATCCCTTCGCTCAGGCGATGTCAGAGGCCGCGAGCATCTCGTTCTTCGGCACGAAGTCGCCGACGAACGAGATGCTGGATGCGGCCAGTCCGGCGCTCCTCGTGACCCAAAACACGCCCCCCACCTTCCTCTGGACCACCTCGGCGGATGAGCTGGTGCCAGCGGAGAACACCACCCGGATGGCGCTGGCGCTGGCGCACAACGGGGTGCCGTTCGAAGTCCATATCTTCGAGCAGGGACAGCATGGACTGGGCCTGGCCGACCAGGCATCCAGCGGCTCGCTGCTGGAGATCAACGCCGACGCCGAGAAGTGGATCGGCCTCGCCGATGCCTGGCTCAAGAAACGTTTTGCCTTGCCGCTGCCCCCCAAACCGACCTTTTTACTGGAGAGCGAAGCCCATGACTCTTGA
- a CDS encoding trimethylamine methyltransferase family protein translates to MRTNYTVNSGVRFEMLSQDQLQELFDGVLHVLQHTGLDVYHDEARDILAQAGARVDGIRVRIPAYVVKRALSLAPRSFTLFARDGNPKHDIHIGPGRAHFGPGPTPPNFRDIETLERRPFVKADAEIVATVCDALDNIDFCESLGTVSDVHPDLAATYEFAAMFPRTSKPIVAWSYGKDDAEDIHKIAIAEAGGQAAFERRPNYVHYCEPLSPLVSTFEAMDKLIFSARRGVPAIFTPCPLAGGTGPVTGAGLIIQATAESWMGLVVAQAIRPGLPFFMGGVLSVLDMSAMVLAYGAPELSLFMAGITELAHFAGLPLWQTGGCTDSKTLDEQASLEGSLSVFFSALSGGDLCHDVGYTEGGLTGSIFQTVMMDEAIGYARRITRGIEVNEDTLAVDVIHEVGPNGHYLYHPHTHRHYKTEFYYPKLVDRHNFEEWQDWGGTRMRDRVIEHTRELAATHQPSPIKPETELAIQDVLAAAEARVRAEN, encoded by the coding sequence ATGCGAACGAACTACACAGTCAATTCCGGGGTTCGCTTCGAGATGCTCTCGCAAGACCAATTGCAGGAGCTTTTCGATGGCGTGCTCCATGTTCTGCAACACACCGGGCTGGATGTCTATCACGATGAGGCGCGCGACATCCTGGCCCAGGCCGGCGCCAGGGTCGATGGCATCCGTGTCCGTATCCCGGCCTATGTGGTGAAACGGGCGCTGAGCCTGGCCCCGCGCAGCTTCACCCTCTTCGCCCGCGACGGCAACCCCAAGCACGACATCCACATTGGCCCCGGCCGCGCTCACTTCGGCCCCGGCCCCACCCCGCCCAACTTCCGCGACATCGAAACGCTGGAACGGCGGCCCTTTGTCAAGGCCGACGCCGAGATCGTGGCCACGGTCTGCGATGCGCTCGACAACATCGACTTCTGCGAATCGCTGGGCACGGTCAGCGACGTGCACCCCGACCTGGCCGCCACCTACGAGTTCGCCGCCATGTTCCCCCGCACCTCCAAGCCGATCGTGGCCTGGAGCTATGGCAAGGACGACGCCGAAGACATCCACAAGATCGCCATCGCCGAGGCCGGCGGACAGGCGGCGTTCGAGCGACGGCCCAATTACGTGCACTATTGTGAACCGCTGTCGCCGCTGGTCAGCACCTTCGAGGCCATGGACAAGCTCATCTTCTCGGCCCGACGCGGCGTCCCCGCCATCTTCACACCCTGTCCGCTGGCTGGCGGCACCGGCCCGGTCACAGGCGCCGGTCTGATTATTCAGGCGACGGCGGAATCGTGGATGGGGCTGGTGGTGGCGCAGGCCATCCGGCCGGGGTTGCCGTTCTTCATGGGCGGCGTGCTCTCGGTGCTGGATATGAGCGCCATGGTCCTGGCCTACGGCGCGCCGGAGCTTTCGCTGTTCATGGCCGGGATCACTGAGCTGGCGCACTTCGCCGGGCTGCCGCTCTGGCAGACGGGCGGCTGCACCGACTCGAAGACGCTCGACGAGCAGGCGTCGCTCGAAGGCTCGCTCTCGGTCTTCTTCTCGGCCCTGAGCGGCGGCGACCTCTGCCACGATGTCGGCTACACCGAGGGCGGCTTGACCGGCTCGATTTTCCAGACGGTGATGATGGACGAAGCCATCGGCTACGCCCGGCGCATCACCCGCGGCATCGAGGTCAACGAAGACACCCTGGCGGTCGATGTCATCCACGAGGTCGGCCCGAACGGTCACTATCTCTACCATCCGCACACCCACCGCCACTACAAGACCGAGTTCTACTATCCCAAGCTGGTCGACCGGCACAACTTCGAGGAGTGGCAGGATTGGGGTGGCACGCGCATGCGCGACCGGGTGATCGAGCACACGCGCGAGCTGGCAGCCACGCATCAGCCCTCGCCGATCAAACCGGAGACTGAGCTGGCAATCCAGGATGTGCTCGCCGCCGCCGAAGCGCGCGTGAGGGCAGAGAATTGA
- a CDS encoding corrinoid protein produces the protein MITAYEQLSTIVLKGQVDKAALLVRSALGQGLAPKDILDNGLIVGMNEVGARFKRGDMFVPEVLMAAKTMQAGMEVLRPLLAAAGTKMAGKIVMGTVKGDLHDIGKNLVAMMCEGAGFEVIDLGFNVPPEAIIDAVKKHQPDIVGMSALLTTTMRAMGHTIKALEEAGLRDSVKVMVGGAPVDAAFAERIGADGYGSNAVAGAETAKRFMGMA, from the coding sequence ATGATTACAGCTTACGAACAACTTTCGACCATCGTCCTCAAAGGGCAGGTGGACAAAGCGGCCCTGCTCGTCCGTTCGGCGCTCGGCCAGGGCCTGGCCCCCAAAGACATCCTCGACAACGGCCTGATCGTGGGCATGAACGAGGTGGGCGCCCGTTTCAAGCGCGGGGACATGTTCGTGCCCGAGGTGCTGATGGCGGCCAAGACCATGCAGGCGGGGATGGAAGTCCTGCGCCCCTTGCTGGCAGCCGCGGGCACGAAGATGGCAGGCAAGATCGTCATGGGCACGGTCAAGGGCGATCTGCACGACATCGGCAAGAATCTCGTGGCGATGATGTGCGAGGGAGCCGGGTTCGAGGTCATCGACCTGGGCTTCAATGTCCCGCCCGAAGCGATCATCGACGCCGTCAAGAAACACCAGCCCGACATTGTTGGCATGTCCGCCCTGCTCACCACCACCATGCGGGCCATGGGCCACACGATCAAGGCTCTAGAAGAGGCCGGCCTGCGCGATAGCGTCAAAGTCATGGTCGGCGGCGCACCCGTGGATGCCGCCTTTGCCGAACGCATCGGCGCCGATGGCTATGGCTCCAATGCCGTGGCCGGGGCCGAGACGGCGAAGCGATTCATGGGGATGGCGTGA
- a CDS encoding dihydropteroate synthase, whose amino-acid sequence MTANLTTILSSPTQTVEINRALPTVVIGERINPTGRKQVLEALQRGDFDLIRKDALDQVAAGATVLDVNAGVPGADEPALIQQLIRTVMDATDVPLCIDTADPEALAAALALYPGKALVNSCNGEDRSLKAVLPLVKEHGAAVIALCMDDDGIPEAAEGRLRVGSKIIERAAKMGIPLENVVVDPLALTMGADSNAGRVALDAIGLLVKEFGVNITMGASNISFGMPDRKYINSTFIAMAIHAGMTCPITNPLVPEVNLAILAADLAMGRDEYGMRWIQAFRARQG is encoded by the coding sequence ATGACAGCCAATCTCACAACTATTCTCTCCTCTCCCACCCAAACTGTCGAGATCAATCGCGCGCTCCCCACCGTCGTCATCGGCGAGCGCATCAATCCCACCGGGCGCAAGCAAGTCCTGGAGGCGCTGCAACGGGGCGACTTCGACCTCATCCGCAAAGACGCGCTCGATCAGGTGGCGGCCGGGGCGACGGTGCTGGATGTCAATGCCGGTGTGCCGGGCGCAGATGAGCCGGCCCTGATCCAGCAGCTCATCCGCACCGTGATGGACGCGACCGATGTGCCGCTGTGCATCGATACCGCCGACCCCGAAGCCCTGGCCGCGGCCCTGGCGCTGTACCCCGGCAAGGCGCTGGTGAACTCGTGCAACGGCGAGGACCGCTCGCTCAAGGCGGTGCTGCCACTGGTGAAGGAGCACGGCGCCGCCGTCATCGCCCTCTGCATGGACGACGACGGCATCCCCGAAGCAGCCGAGGGCCGATTGCGGGTGGGGTCGAAGATCATCGAGCGGGCGGCGAAGATGGGCATCCCGCTCGAAAATGTGGTCGTCGATCCGCTGGCCCTGACCATGGGCGCCGACAGCAACGCCGGCCGCGTGGCCCTGGACGCCATTGGCCTGCTGGTGAAGGAGTTCGGGGTCAACATCACGATGGGGGCCAGCAATATCTCCTTCGGCATGCCCGACCGCAAGTACATCAACTCGACCTTTATCGCCATGGCCATCCACGCCGGCATGACCTGTCCGATCACCAACCCGCTCGTGCCCGAAGTCAACCTCGCCATCCTTGCCGCCGACCTGGCCATGGGGCGGGATGAGTATGGGATGCGATGGATTCAGGCATTTCGCGCCAGACAGGGGTGA